A section of the Malus sylvestris chromosome 17, drMalSylv7.2, whole genome shotgun sequence genome encodes:
- the LOC126610759 gene encoding protein COP1 SUPPRESSOR 2: protein MKMKKNFRKRSFPAEDNDQDCEKTSAQEDEEEKERRLALEEVKFLQKQRERKSGIPALTNNNAATQTLPGSTNNNNSNSNNNASFNKNKNKRGSDDTHSPSNNNNGEGGGDGDKDDLVLQDTFAQETAVMAEDPNMLKYVEQELAKKRGKKIDTSDQVENDLKRAEDELYKIPDHLKVKRRNSEESSTQWTTGIAEVQLPIEYKLRNIEETEAAKKFLQEKRLTGRTKSEFSIPSSYSADYFQRGRDYAEKLRREHPELYKDKSSQDDGGVSRQNDTGTEAAGQRQAATDQFMLERFRKRERHRVMRR from the exons atgaagatgaagaagaatttCAGAAAAAGAAGCTTTCCGGCGGAGGATAACGACCAAGATTGTGAGAAAACCAGTGcccaagaagatgaagaagaaaaagagaggag GTTGGCACTGGAGGAGGTGAAATTCCTTCAGAAGCAGAGGGAGAGGAAGTCTGGGATCCCCGCCTTAACCAATAATAACGCCGCCACGCAGACTCTTCCCGGTTCCACTAATAACAACAATAGTAACAGCAACAATAATGCTAGCTTTAATAAGAACAAGAACAAAAGAGGTAGTGACGACACTCATTCTCCGAGTAATAACAACAACGGTGAAGGCGGAGGCGATGGCGACAAGGACGATCTGGTTCTCCAAGATACTTTTGCTCAGGAAACTGCGGTCATGGCTGAAGATCCCAATAT GTTGAAATATGTTGAACAAGAACTAGCAAAGAAGAGGGGCAAAAAAATTGATACTTCAGATCAAGTTGAAAATGATTTAAAGCGTGCTGAAGATGAGTTGTACAAAATACCTGACCATCTTAAA GTGAAAAGGCGGAACTCAGAAGAAAGCTCCACTCAATGGACTACTGGGATTGCCGAGGTTCAGCTTCCCATTGA ATATAAGCTGAGAAATATTGAGGAAACTGAGGCTGCCAAGAAGTTTTTGCAGGAGAAGCGGCTCACTGGGCGGACAAAATCAGAATTTAGCATCCCTTCAAGTTACAGTGCTGACTATTTCCAGCGTGGCAGGGATTATGCTGAGAAGCTTAGACGAG AACATCCCGAGCTCTACAAGGACAAAAGTTCACAGGATGATGGTGGTGTTTCCAGACAAAATGATACTGGCACAGAAGCAGCAGGGCAGAGGCAAGCTGCAACAGATCAGTTCATGCTCGAGCGCTTCCGCAAACGAGAGCGTCACCGCGTCATGAGGAGATAA